In Trichoplusia ni isolate ovarian cell line Hi5 chromosome 7, tn1, whole genome shotgun sequence, a single genomic region encodes these proteins:
- the LOC113496010 gene encoding uncharacterized protein LOC113496010, translated as MVCADCSVANMKLLWCCLLAAFVTVSSAALDVEKTVKQVQSILKTNQLLPRLTRDEILQLLNDIRAEDAKSASKESKENKNESSSTPYSTIENEINPQENNSENTVATSDKNIVTSPTPAPLDIDPTTKKNEPTLMVVLPYTPRDGSSLQELYTRPPRTEVVKIPSTTPKPKTSKPASNQNRVKPNDLPQRLIDNFPDELQAFLDAHGLQGKPGQDHFLLPLEGFKPLPPARIVDGSVELPENILLTYDLISPNTDTKTKNNGAYSLSPNNFLYEPLRPELPFELDVSSSETKEVSLPYDMPVKKPKTGPTLNYDPIDYDSVKVIPLSKGINPVNEQINTSNEQSKRQTEDTTAAVTETTPSTTTEEPKTNAVTDSSVSADDPGASIADLEDSFGGAAPSLPGDSELPPPRKNGFYWMLDWNSFLEVGDGDTKVNIRFEPKLGDPQMFLPVTVP; from the exons ATGGTGTGTGCGGATTGTAGTGTCGCG AACATGAAGCTTTTGTGGTGCTGCTTATTAGCAGCATTTGTGACAGTATCCAGTGCCGCTTTGGATGTCGAAAAAACTGTCAAACAAGTCCAAAGCATACTCAAAACTAATCAGCTACTGCCACGGTTAACGAGGGACGAAATTCTGCAATTACTCAACGATATAAGAGCTGAAGATGCGAAATCAGCTTCGAAAGAAtccaaagaaaacaaaaacgaaagtTCTTCAACTCCTTATAGTACAATCGAAAATGAGATAAACCCTCAAGAAAACAATTCAGAAAATACAGTCGCTACTAGTGacaaaaatattgtgacatCTCCAACACCAGCACCCCTTGACATTGACCCTACAACAAAAAAGAATGAACCTACCCTCATGGTTGTTCTGCCTTACACCCCTCGCGATGGGTCTTCATTACAGGAACTGTATACACGGCCACCAAGAACTGAAGTAGTGAAGATACCAAGTACTACACCTAAACCCAAGACCTCAAAACCGGCTTCCAACCAAAACAGAGTAAAACCAAATGACTTACCTCAAAGACTAATAGATAATTTCCCTGATGAATTACAAGCGTTCCTTGATGCCCATGGTCTGCAAGGAAAACCAGGACAAGATCATTTTCTGTTGCCTTTAGAAGGCTTCAAACCATTACCGCCAGCAAGGATAGTAGATGGTTCAGTTGAATTACCTGAAAATATACTGCTTACCTACGACCTTATATCACCAAACACtgatacaaaaacaaagaacaatggAGCCTATTCCTTATCTCCAAATAATTTCTTATACGAACCACTGCGTCCTGAACTACCATTTGAGTTGGATGTATCAtcatctgaaacaaaagaggTCAGTCTTCCCTACGACATGCCAGTAAAAAAACCTAAAACAGGTCCTACGTTAAACTACGATCCAATTGACTACGATTCAGTAAAAGTTATACCTTTAAGTAAAGGCATTAATCCTGTcaatgaacaaataaatacaagtaaTGAACAGAGCAAGAGACAAACTGAGGATACGACAGCTGCAGTGACAGAAACGACTCCTTCTACAACTACTGAGGAACCTAAGACAAATGCCGTCACTGATTCTTCAGTATCAGCTGATGACCCTGGAGCTTCCATAGCTGATCTAGAAGATTCCTTTGGTGGTGCAGCTCCATCATTACCAGGTGACTCAGAGTTACCACCACCTAGAAAAAATGGCTTTTACTGGATGCTTGATTGGAACAGTTTCTTAGAGGTTGGTGACGGTGACACGAAGGTGAACATTCGTTTTGAGCCTAAATTGGGTGATCCTCAAATGTTTTTACCGGTCACTGTTCCTTGA